A window from Cryobacterium sp. PAMC25264 encodes these proteins:
- a CDS encoding VOC family protein — protein sequence MERALGIGGYFLRAANPTALSAWYRECLGLDIDANGLWSQTVGPTVFATFDADSDYFGSRAQQTMLNFRVNNLDAMLAQMRAAGADVADDVQEMAGVGRFGWVTDPEGNRIELWQPA from the coding sequence ATGGAACGAGCACTGGGAATCGGTGGATATTTCTTACGGGCTGCGAACCCGACGGCGCTGAGCGCCTGGTACCGCGAGTGCCTGGGCCTGGATATCGACGCCAACGGCCTGTGGAGCCAGACGGTCGGGCCGACGGTGTTCGCGACCTTCGACGCTGACAGCGACTATTTCGGCTCGCGGGCACAACAGACCATGCTCAATTTCCGGGTGAACAACCTCGACGCCATGCTCGCGCAGATGCGCGCTGCCGGGGCGGATGTGGCCGACGACGTCCAGGAGATGGCGGGCGTGGGCCGGTTCGGCTGGGTCACCGACCCGGAAGGAAACAGGATCGAACTGTGGCAGCCGGCATGA